The Streptomyces sp. CC0208 genome window below encodes:
- a CDS encoding DUF4192 domain-containing protein, producing MTNHSEATGSAANGNDRERNRDGRNGEGRPGGGRSNTGGHGGGRNIPGRSGDGRDNDGTGISDRVGFDAHGAEHQVTLRTPGELADALPYLLGYRPEDSIVLVALHDRGGRGRFGGRARLGIPANKDDWPAVARQLAHGLITGSERRGGRPEQMVAYLCQEPGPGETGRQITERLAPLAGLLRTECGRLDVPVIEALCISDGRYWSYCCPSEDCCPAEGLPMGLPGTSVLAAAATYAGLQVRGTLRELRARLQPWETAAALEQEVALDTAGMALVPRMLDQASRVDVAERTLSLARHTMARFAEAAPVSGPLQADLRDDEILGHEDAAELILGLQDRTTRDRAAEWMEAEEAGPALRLWRALARRCVGPYGEHAAAPLTLAGWVAWSAGDEIEAREALAMALGADPSYLFARLLHQACNEGLDPESIRRCLRAEREGRDARARSEVARSADVESAEDTTGLNMPGPGMSQASSPPACEETMELSGDSKDALAVCPSPAEGALPPCPSGADRNPPMPPPTASRRRKRVRPGARADARPHPAETEGRQPCAEESRPRSRPARGTRPGTVRRTTGMGDARRAEGTRPGGEATEEKR from the coding sequence ATGACGAACCACAGCGAAGCGACTGGATCCGCCGCGAACGGCAATGACCGCGAGCGGAACCGCGACGGACGGAACGGCGAGGGGCGGCCCGGCGGCGGCCGGAGCAACACCGGAGGGCACGGCGGCGGACGGAACATCCCCGGACGGAGCGGCGACGGGCGGGACAACGACGGCACGGGGATCAGCGACCGCGTCGGATTCGACGCACATGGCGCCGAACACCAGGTCACCCTGCGGACTCCGGGCGAGCTGGCCGACGCTCTGCCCTACCTGCTCGGATACCGGCCCGAGGACAGCATCGTCCTGGTCGCCCTGCACGACCGGGGCGGCCGCGGCCGGTTCGGAGGGCGGGCCCGGCTGGGCATTCCCGCGAACAAGGACGACTGGCCGGCCGTCGCCCGGCAGCTGGCCCACGGGCTGATCACCGGCAGCGAGCGCAGGGGCGGCCGCCCCGAACAGATGGTCGCCTACCTCTGCCAGGAACCGGGGCCCGGCGAGACGGGCCGGCAGATCACGGAGCGGCTCGCCCCGCTCGCCGGTCTGCTGCGCACGGAGTGCGGTCGGCTCGACGTTCCTGTGATCGAGGCGTTGTGCATCTCCGACGGCCGCTACTGGTCGTACTGCTGCCCGAGCGAGGACTGCTGCCCCGCGGAGGGACTTCCGATGGGTCTGCCCGGCACATCGGTGCTCGCCGCCGCGGCCACGTACGCCGGACTGCAGGTGCGGGGGACCCTTCGCGAGTTGCGGGCCAGGCTGCAGCCCTGGGAGACCGCGGCCGCGCTGGAGCAGGAGGTCGCCCTGGACACCGCCGGCATGGCCCTGGTCCCCAGGATGCTCGACCAGGCGAGCCGGGTGGACGTGGCCGAGAGGACGCTGAGCCTGGCCCGGCACACCATGGCCCGCTTCGCCGAGGCGGCGCCCGTGTCGGGCCCGCTCCAGGCCGACCTGCGCGACGACGAAATCCTGGGGCACGAAGACGCGGCGGAACTCATCCTCGGGCTTCAGGACCGCACGACCCGGGACCGCGCGGCGGAGTGGATGGAGGCGGAGGAGGCCGGACCGGCCCTGCGTCTGTGGCGCGCGTTGGCCCGCCGGTGTGTCGGACCCTACGGCGAGCATGCGGCGGCGCCACTCACCCTCGCGGGATGGGTCGCCTGGTCCGCGGGCGACGAGATCGAGGCCAGGGAGGCGCTGGCCATGGCCCTGGGCGCAGATCCCAGCTATCTCTTCGCCCGGCTCCTGCACCAGGCATGCAACGAGGGACTCGACCCGGAATCCATCCGCCGCTGCCTGCGAGCGGAGCGCGAGGGGCGGGATGCACGCGCGCGGTCCGAGGTCGCTCGGTCCGCAGACGTGGAGTCGGCCGAGGACACGACGGGGCTGAACATGCCCGGTCCTGGCATGAGTCAGGCGTCATCCCCGCCCGCCTGCGAAGAAACCATGGAGCTGTCCGGGGACTCCAAGGACGCGCTGGCTGTGTGTCCGTCCCCTGCCGAAGGCGCGCTGCCGCCGTGCCCGTCCGGTGCCGACCGGAATCCGCCGATGCCACCGCCCACGGCCTCCCGCCGACGCAAGCGGGTGCGTCCCGGCGCTCGCGCCGATGCCCGTCCCCATCCCGCCGAGACGGAGGGGCGACAGCCCTGCGCCGAGGAGTCCCGCCCACGCTCCCGCCCGGCCCGCGGTACGCGTCCCGGTACGGTCCGCCGCACCACGGGCATGGGCGACGCACGCCGAGCCGAGGGCACTCGGCCCGGGGGCGAGGCCACCGAGGAAAAGCGATGA
- a CDS encoding RecQ family ATP-dependent DNA helicase, with product MTHTSKTELREAADGILVRLVGDSTGSARLREDQWRAIEALVADKRRALVVQRTGWGKSAVYFVATALLRERGAGPTVIVSPLLALMRNQVEAAARAGIHARTINSSNPEEWETIRAEVAAGTVDVLLVSPERLNNPDFRDNVLPELSAATGLLVVDEAHCISDWGHDFRPDYRRLRTMLTDLPPGVPVLATTATANARVTADVAEQLGTGTASDALVLRGPLDRESLSLGVLHLPDATHRLAWLADHLDDLPGSGIIYTLTVAAAEEITAFLRQCGHTVTSYTGKTENAERQQAEEALLANKVKALVATSALGMGFDKPDLGFVVHVGSPSSPIAYYQQVGRAGRGVEHAEVLLLPGREDEAIWSYFASVAFPPEEAVRRTLDALARADRPLSLPALEPLVELNRTRLEIMLKVLDVDGAVHRVKGGWIATGAPWSYDTERYAWVAKQRATEQQAMRDYATTTGCRMEFLRRQLDDEQAAPCGRCDNCAGPRFTADISVAALDTAGGSLSRAGVVVEPRRMWPTGLPAIGVDLKGRIPSGEQALPGRALGRLSDIGWGNRLRPLLAPRTPDAPVPDDVANAVVTVLADWAKSPDGWASGAPDAPARPVGVVTVPSRGRPQLVHSLGSRISAVGRLPFLGSLAYTDDTADVALPRSNSAQRLRALHGAIVVPPPLREALQAAAGPVLLVDDMTDTGWTLAVTARLLLRSGAQGVLPLVLAVRG from the coding sequence ATGACGCACACGAGCAAGACGGAGTTGCGCGAGGCCGCCGACGGGATCCTCGTCCGGCTCGTCGGGGACAGCACCGGATCGGCGCGGCTGCGCGAGGACCAGTGGCGGGCGATCGAGGCACTGGTCGCCGACAAGCGCCGGGCCCTGGTCGTGCAGCGCACAGGATGGGGCAAGTCCGCGGTGTATTTCGTGGCGACGGCCCTGCTGCGCGAGCGTGGCGCCGGACCCACCGTGATCGTCTCTCCGCTGCTCGCGCTCATGCGCAACCAGGTCGAGGCCGCCGCCCGGGCCGGCATCCACGCCCGGACCATCAACTCCTCCAACCCCGAGGAGTGGGAGACCATCCGCGCCGAGGTCGCCGCGGGCACCGTGGACGTACTGCTCGTGAGCCCCGAACGGCTCAACAACCCGGACTTCCGCGACAACGTCCTGCCGGAGCTGTCGGCCGCCACCGGCCTTCTCGTCGTCGACGAGGCGCACTGCATCTCCGACTGGGGCCACGACTTCCGCCCCGACTACCGACGGCTGCGCACCATGCTCACCGACCTCCCGCCCGGGGTGCCGGTGCTGGCCACCACCGCCACGGCCAACGCCCGGGTCACCGCCGACGTAGCGGAGCAACTGGGCACCGGCACCGCTTCGGACGCACTGGTCCTGCGCGGCCCGCTCGACCGCGAGAGCCTGAGCCTCGGCGTGCTCCACCTGCCCGACGCCACACACCGGCTGGCCTGGCTCGCCGATCACCTGGACGACCTGCCGGGCTCCGGGATCATCTACACGCTGACCGTGGCCGCCGCCGAGGAGATCACCGCCTTCCTGCGGCAGTGCGGGCACACCGTCACCTCGTACACGGGAAAGACGGAGAACGCCGAACGCCAGCAGGCCGAGGAAGCCCTCCTCGCGAACAAGGTCAAGGCGCTGGTGGCCACTTCCGCGCTCGGCATGGGATTCGACAAGCCCGACCTCGGCTTCGTCGTCCATGTCGGCTCACCCTCCTCCCCCATCGCCTACTACCAGCAGGTCGGCCGCGCGGGACGCGGTGTCGAGCACGCGGAGGTGCTGCTCCTGCCCGGCCGTGAGGACGAGGCGATCTGGTCCTACTTCGCCTCCGTCGCGTTCCCACCCGAAGAAGCCGTACGGCGCACCCTGGACGCCCTCGCCCGGGCGGACCGGCCGCTGTCGCTGCCCGCGCTCGAACCGCTGGTGGAGCTCAACCGCACCCGCTTGGAGATCATGCTCAAGGTGCTGGACGTGGACGGCGCGGTCCACCGGGTCAAGGGCGGCTGGATCGCCACCGGAGCGCCCTGGTCGTACGACACCGAGCGCTACGCCTGGGTCGCCAAGCAGCGCGCCACCGAACAGCAGGCGATGCGCGACTACGCCACCACCACGGGCTGCCGTATGGAGTTCCTGAGGCGGCAGTTGGACGACGAACAGGCGGCTCCCTGCGGCCGCTGCGACAACTGCGCGGGCCCCCGATTCACCGCCGACATCTCCGTTGCCGCCCTGGACACGGCGGGCGGCTCGCTCTCCCGTGCCGGTGTCGTGGTGGAGCCCCGCCGCATGTGGCCGACGGGTCTGCCGGCCATCGGCGTCGACCTGAAGGGCCGTATTCCGTCCGGCGAACAGGCCTTGCCGGGCCGGGCTCTCGGGCGACTGTCGGACATCGGCTGGGGCAACCGACTGCGACCGCTGCTCGCACCCCGGACTCCGGACGCCCCCGTCCCCGACGACGTGGCGAACGCCGTCGTGACCGTGCTGGCCGACTGGGCCAAGTCGCCCGACGGCTGGGCCTCCGGCGCCCCGGACGCACCGGCCCGTCCTGTCGGGGTGGTCACCGTTCCCTCGCGCGGCCGGCCCCAGTTGGTTCACTCGCTGGGCAGCCGGATCTCCGCCGTCGGCCGTCTGCCGTTCCTGGGATCCCTCGCCTACACGGACGACACCGCCGATGTGGCCCTGCCCCGCTCCAACAGTGCTCAGCGTCTGCGGGCCCTGCACGGGGCGATCGTCGTGCCGCCGCCCCTCCGGGAAGCGCTGCAGGCAGCGGCAGGTCCCGTCCTGCTCGTCGACGACATGACCGATACCGGCTGGACCCTCGCAGTCACCGCCCGACTGCTGTTGCGGTCAGGTGCCCAGGGGGTGTTGCCTCTGGTGCTGGCCGTCCGTGGCTGA